One Urechidicola croceus genomic window, GTATTACCGCGTGAGGTAAGTATTCAAACAAAATTTACTAGAAATATTACATTAAATGTTCCGATTGTATCTGCTGCTATGGATACAGTAACAGAATCGGCAATGGCAATTGCTATGGCTCGTGAAGGTGGAATAGGAGTACTACATAAAAACTTAACTATTGAACAACAAGCACAAGAGGTTAGAAGAGTTAAACGTTCTGAATCAGGAATGATAATTGAGCCTGTGACTGTGGGTAAAGATGCAACTGTATTTGATGCGAAAGCATTAATGAGAGAGTATGGTATTGGTGGAATACCTGTTGTTGATACTTCAAATATTTTAATTGGTATTGTAACGAATCGTGATTTAAGATTTGAAAATGATAACACTCGCAAAATTGAAGAAATTATGACTAAGGAAAATTTAGTTACAGTTTCTCAAGGAACTTCATTGAGTCAAGCCGAAGCAATATTACAAGAAAATAAAATTGAAAAGTTACCAGTTGTTGATGAAAACAATAAATTGGTTGGATTGATAACTTTTAGAGATATAATTAAAGTAAGTGAAAATCCAAATGCAAATAAGGATTCTTACGGTCGTTTAAGAGTTGCTGCCGCAATTGGTGTTACTGGCGATGCAGTTGAAAGAGCAGCAGCATTGATTAATGCTGGAGTAGATGCTCTTATAATCGATACTGCTCATGGTCATACCAAAGGTGTTGTAAATGTTTTAAAAGATATAAAAAATCAATTTCCAGACACAGATATTGTTGTCGGGAACATTGCTACTGCCGACGCAGCAAAGTATTTAGTTGAAGCAGGAGCAGATGCAGTAAAAGTTGGAATTGGCCCAGGATCGATATGTACAACAAGAGTTGTTGCAGGAGTTGGATATCCACAATTAACAGCTGTTCATCAAGTTTCAGAAGCAATTAAAGGATCTGGGGTTCCAGTAATAGCAGATGGAGGTATTCGTTATACAGGTGATATTCCTAAAGCGATTGCTGCAGGAGCAGATACTGTGATGTTAGGTTCATTACTTGCCGGTACAAAAGAATCTCCTGGAGAAACAATAATTTTTGAAGGACGTAAGTTTAAATCTTATAGAGGAATGGGATCTGTAGAAGCAATGAAGCAAGGTTCAAAAGACCGTTATTTCCAAGATGTAGAAGATGATATTAAAAAACTAGTTCCAGAAGGTATTGTAGGTCGTGTTCCTTATAAAGGTGATCTTTCGGAAACAATGCATCAATTTATTGGTGGTTTACGTGCAGGAATGGGTTATTGCGGAGCAAAAGATATCGCAACTCAAAAAGAAGCGCAATTTGTAAAAATAACTTCTTCAGGAATTGCAGAAAGTCATCCACATGATGTGACAATTACCAAGGAAGCACCAAACTATTCTAGATAAAAACCTAGTTATAAGTAAGTTTAATATCAGCATACAAGCAATGAGTGTAATAGCACTCATTGTTTTTCCTAAGGCTAAGAAAAAATTAATTCAAACTTCTAAACTCATTAGGAGAAACACCAACCTTTTGTTTAAATAAGCGTGTAAAATGCTGAGGATAACTAAACCCCAATTCATACGAAATTTCACTGATTGATTTACCTTCGTCAGTAATACGTTCTTTGGCAATATTAATAACTTTTGTCTGAATATAATCCTGTGCACTTTTACCAATTTCTTTTTTGATTAAATCACCAAAATAATTGGATGATAAGTTTAGTTTGTCTGCAAAATATTGTACCATCGGAAACCCAATGGTTTTTGCCTTATCGGTAGTAAAATAATTATTAAGTAATACTTCAAAATTAGATAAAATATCAGAATTTATATGTTCTCGAGTTATAAATTGTCGGTCATAAAAACGATTACAGTAATTTAAAAACAACTCTATATTAGAAGTAATTAACTTTTTACTATGTTTATCTACATTCTGTTGTAATTCAAAATTAATTTTGGCAAAAGAATCCTTTATAATTTGTTTTTCTTTCTGTGAAATATGTAATGCTTCATTAGATTGATAATTAAAAAAACTATATTCATATATTAAACTAGCCAAAGGAGTTCCTAATAACAAATCAGGATGGAAGACCAAACCGTGACCCATAGGCTGATATTCATCTGTTTTGTTCAAAACATCTATCACTTGTCCAGGAGATATAAACACCAAAGTTCCTTCTTGATAATCATAAGTCTGTTTACCGTATTTTATATCTCCACATTTTACGTCTTTTAGAAACACACAATACAAATCAAAATACATTTTATGTCCAGTTCTACTATTGGCTTTTGAAAAATCAATTACGTTTACTAGAGGATGAAAAGTTTCATGTTGATTAAACTTATTGTAATCATTTACAGTTTTAAAATTGTAATACATAGTTGAAAATTATGATTCAAAAATAATCAAAACAATGATTAAAATATTATAAATGAACTGAATCAGTAATATTGGTAAGTTAATCTGTAATTGGTGTAAGCCGTCTTTATTTAAAGTCATCTACTTTTGTAATAGTTTACAAAGGATATTAATTTATTAAAAATGAAAATAGTCACATTCAATAAGGAAGTTAAAAATAACTATTTTTAGAATTTAGATTTTTTTCAATTCCTGATGTAAAATAAAGTTAACAGTGGCTAATGAATTGTAAAAAAAATTATTATATGAATGAACATCTGTTTTTTTTAAAATAGAGTTATATTGATTAAATGAATATAAAATTACAATTCAAAAAAAAATAATATGAAACAATTCAAAGATATTACAATAGGTTTGTTAGTTATATTACTCTGTATTTCTACCGTTAGTTATGCTCAAAATAACAGTTATAACACAAATGCCTTAAATTCAAAGGATCAATCAATTATTACCATTGCTTCTTTAACTGCAAAAGGCGATTTGGAAAACTTGAAACGAGCACTAGTTCAAGGTTTAGAAAATGAATTGACCATAAATGAAATCAAAGAAGTTTTAATACATCTTTATGCCTATTCTGGTTTTCCAAGAAGCATTAGAGGTTTGCAAACATTTATTGCTGTTTTGGAAGAGCGTAAGGCACAGGGAATAAGTGACATTGTAGGTAGAAAAGCTTCAGTTATCAATTCAAACGAAGATAAATATGAACGAGGTAAGTCCAATTTAGAAGAATTAATTCAGAGTAAATTGAAAAGTGAAAAACCAAAGTATCAACAATTTTCGCCTGAAATAGATACATTTCTTAAGGAGCATTTATTTTCAGATATTTTTGATAGGGATGTATTGACCTATAAGCAAAGAGAATTAGTTACAGTTTCTGTTTTGATAACCCTTGGAGATTTAGAGCCTATGTTGCGTTCTCATATGAATATTTGTTTTATTCAAGGAATTACATCTAATCAATTGGAAGAATTAATAAAAAATGTAAAACCAAATACTAAAAACAAACATATAAAATCAGCAAAAGAAATTTTAAAAGAGTTAAATAATAAATTATGAAAAAAATAATAGGATTAATTACAACTATATTATTTCTAAATGGAGTAACTGCTCAAATACAACAAAAATCAATTACTATAAATGAACAAGGTGTATTTGCTGTAGGTGGAACTATTGTTCAAACCAAAGGAGAATACAATCCAATAAACCCTGAAACAGATGGACAAACTCTACACGTTGATCATGCAACAATTCAATACCAAATACCAAATAACGCTAGAAAATTACCTTTGGTTTTCTGGCATGGTTATGGTCAAACATCCAGAAGTTGGCAAACTACTGCAGATGGACGTGAAGGTTTTCAAACCTTATTTTTAAAAGAAAATTTCCCCGTTTACTTAATCGACCAGCCTCGTAGAGGACAAGGGGGTAGAAGTTCTGAAGTAACTACAATTTCTGCAACACCAGATGAACAATTTTGGTTGGGAATGTTTCGTATTGCCAAAGGCAATGAATTTATGCCCAATGTACAATTTGATAAAAGCCCTGAAACTTTAAATCAATTTTTTAGACAAATTAGTCCAGACCTTGGAAAAATAGATTTTGAAGTAAATACAAATGCAGTTTCGGCATTATTTGACAAAATAGGTGATGGAATATTGATAACTCATTCACATAGTGGAGGTCAGGGTTGGACAACAGCCATGAAAAATGATAAAATTAAAGCGATAGTATCTTATGAACCTGGTAGTGGTTTTGTGTTTCCTGAAGGTGAAGTACCTTCACCTATGGAAAGCACTGGTGGTATATTGAAAGCTGTTGGTGTCTCTAAAGTTGATTTTTTAAAACTTACTAAAATTCCTATTATCATGTACTATGGTGATTTTATTCCAGAAACTCCATCTGAATTTTATGGTACAGACAATTGGCGCACGCGTTTGGAAATGGCAAAATTATTTGTTGGAACTATTAACAAATATGGAGGAGATGCAAAAGTGGTTCATTTACCAGAAATAGGAATTAAAGGTAATACACATTTCCCAATGTCTGATTTGAATAATAAAGAAATTGCAAAACTTATGTCCAATTGGTTAGCAGAAAAAGGATTGGATGAAATTTCTAATTTAAATTTATCAACAAGTGAAGAAATAAAAACACTTTCAAAAATAAAATGGCAATGGATGGCTGATAAAAATGTAGATAGTCTTTCAAGCCTATTTCACAAGAAAGCAAAATTTGTTCATATGGGTGGTACATGGGGAACCGAGCAAGAACTCGCAATAATAGGTAGTGGTGGTATTCATTATAAAAAAGCAGATGTTCACGATGTATCTATTGAAATATTTGACAATACAGCAATTGTTTGGAACCGAATAACGCTTTTGGCAGTTGTTGGTGGAAACGAAGTAACTAATCCATTTATGGTAACCGAGGTTTATCAAAAAGAGAATCACGATTGGAAATTAACAAACTTGACTTTCTCAAAACTTCTTCAGCGTTAAAGTAAAATTTAAATTATCAAAATAATGAATAATAAAAGGATTATACTAACTACTATAATTGTAATGACTATGAGTTTTATAAATGGTCAAACAGTAAAATTAAATCCATATACATTGGTATATGATGGAGCAATTACTGAGAATATTGAAGGTAAAGTCAATATTCACCCTGTTACTTACAAACTTAATGGACTGGTAATTGCAGCAAATGTATATACGCCAGCAAATTTTGATTCCTATAACAAATACCAAACTATTGTTATTGCACATCCCAATGGTGGTGTAAAAGAGCAAGTAGCAGGTTTGTACGCACAACGATTGGCAGAACAAGGTTATATTACAATTACAGCAGATGCAGCTTACCAAGGAGCAAGTGGAGGAACTCCAAGAAACCTAGACAAGCCAGCAAACAGAGTAGAGGATATTCATGGTATGGCAGATTTTATTTTACAGTATGAGGGTGTAGATACTGACAAAATTGTGTTATTGGGAATTTGTGGCGGTGGTGGTTATGCGCTAAAAGCTGCACAGTCTGATAAACGATTTAAGGCTCTAGCAACTTTGAGTATGTTTAATTCAGGAGTTGTTCGAAAAAATGGCTTTATGAATTCGCAAGTGAATACGATTCAAGAAAGATTAAAACAAGCATCTAATGCAAGAGTACAAGAGGTAAGCGAAGGAGAAGTTCTTTACATGGCAAATACAGAAATAACTGATGAAATGGCAGATAATATGCCTTTCGACTTATACAGAGAAGGACATTATTATTACCATAGAACACATGCGCATCCTAATTCAACATTTAAATACACTACAAGTAGTTTATTAGATTTAATGACGTTTGATGCTACAACAAATATGGATTTAATAAACCAACCATTATTGATGATGGTAGGAAGTAAAGCAGACACCTATTATATGACAGATGAGGCTTTTAGGAAAGCAACAAATACAAAAAGAAAAGAGTTGTTTTTTATTGAAGGAGCTACACATATTGAAACTTATTGGAAACCAGAATATGTTAATCAGGTAGTAAATAAGTTAGTCGAATTTTATCAAAACAATATTTAAAATCTAAAAAAATGAATTTAAAACGAATAGGGGGTAGTTTACTTTTGGTAATGATGATGATTTCATGTAAAAATCAAAATGGTAAAATCCTTGAAAATCAACAGTCATTGGTTTTTCAAAAAGGAGAAATAATTGAAAATAATAACTTTACTGGTAATGCTTTTTTAGAGATGTTGGTGTATGCCGATAATATAAATCGAAACTCAGTTGGAAATGTTACTTTTGAACCAGGAGCTAGAACTAATTGGCATTCACACCCAAACGGTCAAATTATTTTAGTAATTGATGGTAAAGGTTATTATCAAGAAAAGGGAAGTTTAAAAAGAACTTTAAAAAAAGGTGATGTTGTAAAATGTCCACCAAACACACAACATTGGCACGGTGCATCAGCAGATAGTGAGTTTGTTCAAATAGCAATAACAAGTAGGGTTGATGGCCCTACACAATGGTTGAAAGCGGTGAGTGATGAAGAGTATAAGTTAGAATAATAAACTAAGTTTTATGATTATTTATTCAAAAAGCCTTCAAATATTTTCTGAAGGCTTTTTGTATTTTTTTGAGTGTTTGAGATACTACTATTTAATCAAATTCTAATCGAGGACACTTTTTACAGTTTTTCCCTTTCTTTTTATATTTCTTACAACATTTTTTCTTTGATTTACATGAAATACCACAATCAAAATTGGCTATTGTACTTTGTGTATAGGGAAGAATAATTTGTTGCTTGTTCATTATTTTTATTTTTACCAATTCTAAATAAAGTGCAAACATATAAAAAAAGATTCCTTAAAAAAAGGAATCTTTAAAATATTTAGAATTATTCTTAATAAGAGTTATTCAGTTTTACTCTGTGCAGCAGCAATTGCATTAATATCTCTATCAAAAAGGTAATGCCCTGATTTATCATCACCTATAATTTTTAATTTATCTAAAAGTGTTCTGGCCATTGCCTCTTCTTCTAATTGCTCAGCTACATACCACTGCATGAAATTATGAACATTATAGTCTTGGCGATTTAGACATTCAAAAATAATTTTATTTATATGTTCAGTTACAAACTCTTCTTGTTTTAAAAAGACTTCAAAAAGTTCATGTAAAGAGTCAAATTTAGATTTTGGTTTTTCTAATGCAGGAATTATTGCCTCACCATTTCTTTCATTAATAAATTTAACCAATTTAGTCATGTGTAATCTTTCTTCTTCCGATTGAGTGTAGAAAAAAGTTGCAATACCATTAAACCCATTTAAATCTGCCCAACATGCCATTGCAAGGTATTGCATAGATGCATTGGCTTCAAAACCAATTTGTATATTTAATAATTTTTCAATTTCTGTTATCATAAAAAGTGTGTTTAAATACAAATATAATTAATTATCTATGTTTTATTTTGAATGAACCGGTAATATGTTTAGTTTAAATTTATTCTAAATCAATATTAAACAAAAAAAAGCATCCATATAAGGATGCTTCTAATAGGAAACATTACTTCTTTCTCATATTATTTATTCCTTAACTAACTTAAATGTTCCCTTTCTGTTTTCTGATTCTAAGAGTAATATGTAAATTCCGTTAGAAAGAAAATCTAAATTATATTCAGTTGATTTAGAGTTGTTTTTATACACTATTTGCCCAATATTGTTATAAATTGTAATCTTATCTATTGGTATATTATTTGTTGATTGAATTCTTATTTGATTTTTAAATGGATTTGGTGACAGTTGAACACTATCAAAAAGGCTATCATCAACACCTAGAGTTGTAACAGTAAAAATTTCACTATCATAAAACGACCATTCACCATTTACATTTTGAGTTCGAACATAAAATAAATGTTCACCTTCTTCAATATCAGGATCAGTTAATATGGTTAAATTTTGGCTAGTTTGTGAACTATCATCAAATGTTATCAATGTACCTTCACCAATTCCAGGGTCACTATCTATAAAATACTCTGCAGCAACTGCTTCTAGACCATCATCGGCAAAATTTCTTATGTAAAATATTTCTCTATCATATAAACTCCAATCTCCATCTTCAGTGAGTGTTCTAATATAAAAACTATGCATACCTTCTGATAATTCTTCTGTAGAAATTGAAAAGGATTGGCTTAATGATCCTGTATTTGAATCTACTGCAATAGGAATTCCTTCTGTAACTCCTGGATCTGAATCAAAGAAATATTCGGCATTAGTTATTACTGCAGTTGTAATACTACCTGCTTTATAAAAAACTTCTCTATCAAATAAACTCCATGAGCCATCTTCAGTTTGTGTTCTTATATAAAAACTGTGTAGCCCAATTGAAATTTCATCTACTGAAATTGAAAATGATTGATTTAAAGTTCCTGTGTTTGTATCAACAGTTAGACTTGTTCCATTTCCTGTACCTTCATCTACGTCAAAAAAGTATTCAGCAGCAGTAATTGGTAAATTTTGAGTTGCTATTATTTTATAAAATATTTTTCTGTCATAAAGTCCCCAATCACCATCTTCGGTTTGAGTTCTTATATAAAAACTATGCATACCATTTTCTAGACTATTTGTAGGAATAGTAAATGATTGAGTCAAACTTCCAGTATTACTATCTACTGATAAACCTATACCATTTCCAACTCCAGGATCTGAATCAAAAAAGTATTCTGCTGAAGTTATGGTTTGTCCAAAACTTCCAATCCAACTTATTAAACTGATGAGAATTATTATTAACTTTCTCATGGCGTGATTAATTTGAAGTTGTACTAATTGTAACTTCCAAATTGTCTCCTGGCGCTATAGAACTAGAAATAGAAGTGATTTTAACTGTTGGTACTCCGTTTGTATATCCAAAATTGTTGAATAAAAATGAACCGTTGTCATAAATTCCTAAGTCCTCACCATCAACACCTGCACCAATTGCTAATGAACCAGCTTGGAGATGATAATCATCTTCTTCTGGATTCCAAAAATCATCAGCAGCCATTACAAAATTTGGATTGATATCATTGAGATTGTTTGTTCCAACTAATTCCGTCACACTACTAGTAACGTTATAAGTCA contains:
- the guaB gene encoding IMP dehydrogenase, whose product is MISNSSKFVGEGLTYDDVLLIPAFSEVLPREVSIQTKFTRNITLNVPIVSAAMDTVTESAMAIAMAREGGIGVLHKNLTIEQQAQEVRRVKRSESGMIIEPVTVGKDATVFDAKALMREYGIGGIPVVDTSNILIGIVTNRDLRFENDNTRKIEEIMTKENLVTVSQGTSLSQAEAILQENKIEKLPVVDENNKLVGLITFRDIIKVSENPNANKDSYGRLRVAAAIGVTGDAVERAAALINAGVDALIIDTAHGHTKGVVNVLKDIKNQFPDTDIVVGNIATADAAKYLVEAGADAVKVGIGPGSICTTRVVAGVGYPQLTAVHQVSEAIKGSGVPVIADGGIRYTGDIPKAIAAGADTVMLGSLLAGTKESPGETIIFEGRKFKSYRGMGSVEAMKQGSKDRYFQDVEDDIKKLVPEGIVGRVPYKGDLSETMHQFIGGLRAGMGYCGAKDIATQKEAQFVKITSSGIAESHPHDVTITKEAPNYSR
- a CDS encoding helix-turn-helix domain-containing protein — encoded protein: MYYNFKTVNDYNKFNQHETFHPLVNVIDFSKANSRTGHKMYFDLYCVFLKDVKCGDIKYGKQTYDYQEGTLVFISPGQVIDVLNKTDEYQPMGHGLVFHPDLLLGTPLASLIYEYSFFNYQSNEALHISQKEKQIIKDSFAKINFELQQNVDKHSKKLITSNIELFLNYCNRFYDRQFITREHINSDILSNFEVLLNNYFTTDKAKTIGFPMVQYFADKLNLSSNYFGDLIKKEIGKSAQDYIQTKVINIAKERITDEGKSISEISYELGFSYPQHFTRLFKQKVGVSPNEFRSLN
- a CDS encoding carboxymuconolactone decarboxylase family protein; this translates as MKQFKDITIGLLVILLCISTVSYAQNNSYNTNALNSKDQSIITIASLTAKGDLENLKRALVQGLENELTINEIKEVLIHLYAYSGFPRSIRGLQTFIAVLEERKAQGISDIVGRKASVINSNEDKYERGKSNLEELIQSKLKSEKPKYQQFSPEIDTFLKEHLFSDIFDRDVLTYKQRELVTVSVLITLGDLEPMLRSHMNICFIQGITSNQLEELIKNVKPNTKNKHIKSAKEILKELNNKL
- a CDS encoding DUF4440 domain-containing protein, with product MKKIIGLITTILFLNGVTAQIQQKSITINEQGVFAVGGTIVQTKGEYNPINPETDGQTLHVDHATIQYQIPNNARKLPLVFWHGYGQTSRSWQTTADGREGFQTLFLKENFPVYLIDQPRRGQGGRSSEVTTISATPDEQFWLGMFRIAKGNEFMPNVQFDKSPETLNQFFRQISPDLGKIDFEVNTNAVSALFDKIGDGILITHSHSGGQGWTTAMKNDKIKAIVSYEPGSGFVFPEGEVPSPMESTGGILKAVGVSKVDFLKLTKIPIIMYYGDFIPETPSEFYGTDNWRTRLEMAKLFVGTINKYGGDAKVVHLPEIGIKGNTHFPMSDLNNKEIAKLMSNWLAEKGLDEISNLNLSTSEEIKTLSKIKWQWMADKNVDSLSSLFHKKAKFVHMGGTWGTEQELAIIGSGGIHYKKADVHDVSIEIFDNTAIVWNRITLLAVVGGNEVTNPFMVTEVYQKENHDWKLTNLTFSKLLQR
- a CDS encoding alpha/beta hydrolase; translation: MNNKRIILTTIIVMTMSFINGQTVKLNPYTLVYDGAITENIEGKVNIHPVTYKLNGLVIAANVYTPANFDSYNKYQTIVIAHPNGGVKEQVAGLYAQRLAEQGYITITADAAYQGASGGTPRNLDKPANRVEDIHGMADFILQYEGVDTDKIVLLGICGGGGYALKAAQSDKRFKALATLSMFNSGVVRKNGFMNSQVNTIQERLKQASNARVQEVSEGEVLYMANTEITDEMADNMPFDLYREGHYYYHRTHAHPNSTFKYTTSSLLDLMTFDATTNMDLINQPLLMMVGSKADTYYMTDEAFRKATNTKRKELFFIEGATHIETYWKPEYVNQVVNKLVEFYQNNI
- a CDS encoding cupin domain-containing protein, translating into MNLKRIGGSLLLVMMMISCKNQNGKILENQQSLVFQKGEIIENNNFTGNAFLEMLVYADNINRNSVGNVTFEPGARTNWHSHPNGQIILVIDGKGYYQEKGSLKRTLKKGDVVKCPPNTQHWHGASADSEFVQIAITSRVDGPTQWLKAVSDEEYKLE
- a CDS encoding ferritin, whose translation is MITEIEKLLNIQIGFEANASMQYLAMACWADLNGFNGIATFFYTQSEEERLHMTKLVKFINERNGEAIIPALEKPKSKFDSLHELFEVFLKQEEFVTEHINKIIFECLNRQDYNVHNFMQWYVAEQLEEEAMARTLLDKLKIIGDDKSGHYLFDRDINAIAAAQSKTE
- a CDS encoding T9SS type A sorting domain-containing protein, with the protein product MRKLIIILISLISWIGSFGQTITSAEYFFDSDPGVGNGIGLSVDSNTGSLTQSFTIPTNSLENGMHSFYIRTQTEDGDWGLYDRKIFYKIIATQNLPITAAEYFFDVDEGTGNGTSLTVDTNTGTLNQSFSISVDEISIGLHSFYIRTQTEDGSWSLFDREVFYKAGSITTAVITNAEYFFDSDPGVTEGIPIAVDSNTGSLSQSFSISTEELSEGMHSFYIRTLTEDGDWSLYDREIFYIRNFADDGLEAVAAEYFIDSDPGIGEGTLITFDDSSQTSQNLTILTDPDIEEGEHLFYVRTQNVNGEWSFYDSEIFTVTTLGVDDSLFDSVQLSPNPFKNQIRIQSTNNIPIDKITIYNNIGQIVYKNNSKSTEYNLDFLSNGIYILLLESENRKGTFKLVKE